Proteins encoded in a region of the Ursus arctos isolate Adak ecotype North America unplaced genomic scaffold, UrsArc2.0 scaffold_2, whole genome shotgun sequence genome:
- the XCL2 gene encoding cytokine SCM-1 beta yields the protein MRPLLLALLGICFLTEFIVEGVGSEVLERSICVSLTTKRLPVKNIKTYTIKEGSMKAVIFITRRGLKVCADPQADWVKKAVESVDKSTRRNVKQTQPTGAQHSTNTAVTLTT from the exons ATGAGACCTCTCCTCCTGGCGCTGCTTGGGATCTGCTTTCTCACTGAATTCATCGTGGAAG GTGTGGGGAGTGAAGTCCTAGAAAGGAGCATCTGTGTGAGTCTAACGACCAAGAGACTGCCAGTTAAAAACATCAAGACCTACACCATCAAGGAGGGCTCCATGAAAGCAGTAAT ATTTATCACCAGACGTGGTCTTAAAGTCTGTGCTGATCCGCAAGCTGACTGGGTGAAAAAGGCAGTAGAAAGTGTGGACAAGTCTACCAGGAGAAACGTGAAACAGACCCAGCCTACAGGAGCCCAACATTCCACCAATACAGCTGTGACCCTGACTACATAG